The following nucleotide sequence is from Coffea eugenioides isolate CCC68of chromosome 3, Ceug_1.0, whole genome shotgun sequence.
TTTACTGCCTTAATATACACTATCAAAGTAGTAAGTGCCAAATTATATAAGTAATtaagttaaaattttttaaaaaaaaaatgcttgtCCTAAGGCATGAAGAGCTTGTTCCCACATTTGCACCGCCAAGCTTCCGGGTAGTACTCTAGTGGTCGACTCAAACCCGGTTGAATCGGAACATGAACCGGTTTACACGGTGCACAACTTCCACACTTGGATCTACATGTAGGCGGCGATGATCCCGGTCCAGTCAGTCTTCTTCGATACAAAACTCGCTTGATTAACTCCATCCCACCTGCCCTTTTCACCTCTGCTCTTATCTCCTCCCTCATTGCACCACCACCTACACAAACAAACCAACCGAGTTAACCATAAAATTCAGCTCCAAGAACCGGGCTCTTTTTAAAGGTGTGTGCGGGTACTTACTGAATTGGCGGGCGTGGTTGAAAGTAAGAGCTGAAACTGAAGAAAGCAGGAGAAAGAGTAATGCACTGATGGTAGCGAATGACAGCGAACGGTGGCGGTGGCGGTGGCGTATTACGGCCATGGCGGCGGTGGGTGGGGGGTGGACTTGTTAATGTTGTCTAGTATGCaggaggaggaggtgggggTGGTTTGGGGGGTTTAAGGAGGAAGGAGGAGAAGTATGAAGTGCCAGTACTTAGTTGCCTGTGTATAGCTAAATTTGAGAGCagtgttgttgttgttgttggcTAACTTGGCTTGTTGCGTGCGGGggagaagaaaggaagaaaaagagcaCGATTTTTTCTGGTCCAAGTCAAAGACACAATACTACATTAAAGGATGAGAGAGAGATTGTGTCTATTGTATTCATAGAGGACATATGAAAGGATGCACTTGTCTATCGCTGCTTAACCTATCGGAGATGTTGTTGTATTTTATCCACGTTTATAAACTCCTTTGGGAGGCTTTGTAGAAAATTGcattccttttttattttttttttgagaccTCATATATTTCAGGAAAAAGGTGATTAGAAAAATGcgtaaaaagaatatttttcaaaaactaaacaaaatttttccaaaagtaACAATTTGAAACAAGCtcttaatgtttttttttttttggactgaGTATATGCGTGGTAACTAAATATGTACTCATTCCTTTTACTATGAATATTGGTAACTTGGTGAAGTGGCTTGACTAGTTAGCTAGTATTTTATATCTTTTAAAGAAGACAATTATTGCATTTTCGATCGAAAAGCAATAAGGGCTTTGGTTCTTTCTTGTTGTCTTCTAACCTACTTTACCTAGGATGCAGTAGTGCACTAGGATAGACGAAAGTCATAAATTTGTAACATCAAAAAATGGTTACTCATATACTGTACACCAAAAAGTAAAATGATATCTAGTGCTTTGGTTGCTTGAATAATTGAACGTATTTTGCTGAAAGAAGATAAGCAACGCAGCTCAAAAAACGGAGTCCATAATAACCACTCGGCCATAGCATTTCAATCCCCAAAAAGCTATTCTATAGTAAccaagattttcttttttttgactaCTACTATCGCTTAGTCAATGCAGGTAGACTTTACCAATAGATAATAAATACAAGAATAGATACATGTAGATTTAGCGTTATTCATTCGCGACATGCATTTCTTTTTACAACCAGTCCACGGCTGCCCTAACCTAGAGAGAACACAATAATAGATTTCCTAGTTTTTGTGCTACAATAGAGCATGCAATGAGCCGAGGGTTTGTTTGGTCTATTTCCTCTGACGAAGAAAGAAAAGGTGTGAAGAGGGTCCCAAAAGAAATATAAGATTGATTGATTGTTCTGCGGGCATAGGACTGTCCTTGCACCTGCACAACTATTGTCTAGTGTCTCTAAGCCTTCCATCTTCATTTCATTAAGgggaacaagaaattgaaagagAATAGGATAATAGGCAGAATACGAGGAATAATTGAATGTGGTAAATTTTAGATGTTAAAAGcgtaaaaaaacaaaaaaaagcgCAAGAAATGTCACAAGTCTATTAGGGGGTGCAGGGCATTAGTAAAACCACTAACACTTGAAGACACGAAACTAAGGATCCTTCTTCTAACTGGTGCCCAATTAACACAGTCAAAATAGAATTTAGCACATTCTTTCGCCAAAATGAGCTATACTGAAAAGGCTCCTTCATAGTGAAGTTGTATGTGGTGGATATTTGAATACATAAAACCtatgtgtgtgtctatatatatatagagatatATATAGGCATGAGGGGTGGTTGAAGGGGACTATGGAGGGGGAGGACTGAGGAGTCGCCACTGGCAAAGGACGGCACTCGTGTGGTAGCGTAGGTGCGGGGGTATGCCATGGGAGGTGGCTGTCTTGTACGGGACCAACATCTGAACACTGAGTGAACGGAAAGCTAAAAATGATATTTTCATATCCAACCCCCCATTATTGACTCTTTACCACCTGCTTTCCCATTTCTCATGTTACACAACACATAATTGAGGACTCAATCACAGGTCAATTTGACGCATTGTGGGCCTATATTTTGCCTAATTGTGCATGGTTGTCATGTCAAATAAAACACAGGCTCCGTCTAAATTAGCTgtttttgagaatatttttaaaatattttactgtaataatatatatataaattttatttttttggtttttttgtatttttggtattttttgaggttattttttatgtttttggtgtttttaaagttgttttttgtgtttttgagattgccttttttttggtatttttgaagttatttttggtatttttgaggttatttttatttgtatattactgtaacattatatatgaaaaacttatttttaaaaaaatgattaatcCAAACATAGCCACAGATTTTTGGTGGGAGAAGGGATTATAAGTAACAAGTTCTGATTTCAAAATCTCTCactaatataaaaaaatatttaaaaaagaaCCAAATTTCTAGCAATACCCAAATATTTTGGTGGTCCAATATgccaaaaagagagagagagagcactTTAACTAGTAAGTTATAGTTTTTTTTCTCAAGGAAAATATGTAGGTGTAGTACTaaatttaatttcaaaaaaaattaagaagaaAAACATTAAACAATCAAGAAGAAAAGCATTTAAGATGCACAAACTCTATCCAGTACTCCTACATTAATTGTTGCATTAAATCAAGGGTGGGGGGATGATGGATAATGCTTGTGCGGGCCTACAAGCAGGGGTTTCGGTCATTCGGCTCTGGATTcaagagaaaatgaaaaagaggGTGGCCTGCGCCTTCTGGGTTCAGTCAGGTTGATGTTCAGAACTCATTTAAGGCCGGgtcaggaaaagaaagagagagaattaGCCGTATGGGCCGTGTGGGATCCATTTGTTGTTTGGATCAGGAAAATGGTTAAGGACTGCCAAACGTTAGATAACCTACCAAAACTGAAAGTAACAGCTTCTATTAAATGCCGGCCCTTTCTACCATCCTTGTTCGTAATTCGTACTCAGTAAATTATTTATGGAACTTGATCAGTCAAACTTTCACCACTAGATGACCAATATGATTTGTAATTTTTGCATCTAAATAAAACGAATACGTTCGAGTATGAACTCAAGCTttaaaatagttattgaatCGAGCTCAgattttgaaaaggaaaaatggtCAATTTAATCCTCAAATTTTTTTGCTTGAACCAATTTTATCCTTCGATTTTTTATTTAGATGTTTGTAGTCCTTCAACTTAAATTTACTAGCCAATTTCATCCTTTCGTGGTGATACTACTTTTTGACACAAAAATCACCACCAAATTAAGGGTAATATAGGAATTACAAATTAAagatcaaaacaaaaaattagaaaatgcTAGGGAGTAAAGTTGAAAACATTTCATCTTCTTCAATGAGCAGTTGCATACTGATTCTTATTCTTCGACTAGCTCCTGCCAAACTTCCAAAGACAATAtgtcttttaaaaaaaaaaaaaaccttcatCAACATTGTTTTTGTACATCATCATATGTCTTGTAATTTTAGCCCCACAATTAAGACTTACTAACATATAAAATTTTCTTGATAAACTCAAGAAAAGTATTCAAATTAGCAAATGGATTAGCTGTTTTCTAAACATTCCCTTGTCGATAGCTACCTCTTCATCATTGCATCAGAGTTTGGGAAACAGCTTCCTTAAATCATCATTTGGGAAACAACATTTTCACTTTGATCTTTTGGCTTACAATTCAAACTTTTTCTTTGACTTCTTTACATCCTTATCCATCCCCTCCTGTTGCATAGCCCTCGTCAATATTTTTACTCCGACACCAATAGTGGATTTTGCTGGGGAAATGAGACTTGACGAGTGGACTTGTATTGGAGttccaaaaaataaatgaattagAAGCTTTGAGTCGGGTTTGGGGATTTGGGTTCGGAATTCCATTGATGGGTTGGCTTTTGCAGTTTCATGGGGCTTCTCCAATAGCCGGAGGTGGAGAAGAAGAACAATTTGGTTTATTGCACTTTTTGTTTTACTTCCCCAATTAATGGAGAATTGGTTTTCTCCCCAATGTAACAGAAAATATTTTGCATTCATTGTTTTAAAAATGGTTCCTATTTCGTAATCCTATATTGCCTTGACTTGATGGTGATTTTTGTGTCGAAAAGAGTTTTACTGGCAGCTCCTCTGTAAAAGGATGAAATTGACTACTAATTTTAAGATGAAGGATGAAATCGCCTTAAGTTAAAAAGTTGAAGAACTAAATTGacaattttctcttttgaaacACTCAACAGACTCAATGCACTATTACGTGATAGGTTTTTGGGACAGAAAGACAGCggaaataattaaaaattttcccAAAGATCCACTCAGGATCACCCTAAATTTTGCGCATGGttcaagaagaaaaggaaaaacggATTATCTTAATCCGTGTGACATTCCTCTGCCGAATTGGAGAAGACGAATAACCCCTTGAGCAATCCAGATGTCCTGTCTCTACCGAAATCCACGCGAGAGTGATATCTGGATCGTCTCTACGATATATGTGTGAAAGTGATGAAAGTTGCCAGCCTTTCTTTTCACCTTTTTTTGTCCATATTTTTCTCTCTATGTATGTCTCacacacctttttttttctccactTTCTATGTATGTCAAAACCCTATTTTTCCCTTGAGAGAGTCATAGGTTTTTCATTGTTATAATAGAGATAGGAtttgtagaaagaaaaaagaagagataGGTTTTTATCCAATAACAAACTCTATCAACTATCTAATAGATAGGAGATAACTATTTTCTCCTATCTGCTCAAATAGGTctgaaatttatttttttgtaattaaATCTCGAAAGTATCTTATACTTTATTTCTAAGTCTTCGGTTGGACACATAATTTTAATTCAGAATCAAAACTCTGATGCGTGTGATCCAATAGACTCCAAATACATTGGCAATAATTATGATTTATAATTCCTAAAAagaattagataaaataaacaactttattttatcattaattacaataattaattaattcataattataaatcatgagtggtgtctagcaacacatcATGACCACCCAAGTACCcggaattagtcaagggaatttTGACCTAATCTTTCCATGAGAAGTTACTatgtaattattatcctttcaccaCCGATATCCAATTAGTCAAGGAATAAGAAAAAAGTGCCAATTCCTTAATAGGTAATTAAATTTACTAGTTTGCAGAATTAACCCTATATTAGGTTAATTTGAAAATATTCTTCAATTAACCTAATGTAGTCGacattttagggttaatttcccACTAGTGGTCATCCGGATATTAACTCCTACTGTCGGAGTGGCGAATCCCATATTGATCACTCATTATCTTTCCGTGCTTAACACTACACCCAATCTATGTTCTGTATGTCACTCTCAATGAGTAACAAGCAATAGAGTCAAAATGTAGTGATTCACACTCAAGATATTATGGTGATCTCAAGTTGTAGGATCATTTACATAACTTACCACAAGAGATACAaccattggcactagatagatatcctaaTGGGATCTCTAAGTGGATCATTCCAATGTATTTGTACTTTacaaatcatctacacattaATCTCGGTATCTATATACCATGGTTGATGAGAACTACGGATGGTGGTGGGTACTCGCGGGGGTAGAAATGATGCGGGGGATTGGGCGAGGCGGGGGCAAAATATTTCCTCCCGCCTTaaaacggggcgggggatggggcccctgcataaaatatatatatatatatatatatatatacaaaacaactCTAAATTTCCTAAAACTATACCTTCACTTATAATTTGCAAAGCCGAAGCTGGTCATCTGCCGTACCTTTGTTCATCTACCTTTCATTACCGTTCACCGCCGTTCACCTCTGTCTGCCGAATCTGGACCATCCACCCTCTTTTTTCTGTGTTCTTCTTCACGCTTTGGTTTCGTCCGCTCTTGCATGCGTTCTTCTTCACACTGAAAATTTAGTAGACAGCGGCTCGGACTTAGTGTTCCTCCTCTGTCATTGTAACTTCCTTATGTGAGTCTTGAGAATGCTATCAtgtttagccattcttttccagGACTTCCGCAGTTCAAGTTGCTAACTTAACAACtcttttttctgattttgaaaAAGCAAAAGGGATATTTTGATTTTCGAAACAATCCACAAGCTTTTCAGTCTTTTGAGTTTTGGCAGTTCATCATAGCTTCAAAATGTTAGCTTCACTTGCATGCCTTTGACATTTTCTTTGTTCTCCTCAAATACGCCTCATACCAGACTAATTTGCTCTTTCTGATGGCTTGATTTCAGTTCAAATTCTattcttttttacttttttttaaaaatctagTTAGCATATTCTGCACGAGCATAGTCCTAGCATATGCTGCATCTTTTCCCGCGGGGGAACTGAGGgggaaacggggcgggggattCCCCAATCCCCCGCCCCATTGCTATCCCTAATGAGAATAATCACTACTTACATTAAGTAGAGATTAATTGTGTACTAGTCTTTCCGTACTAATGATGTCCTATCTCATTAGTACTAAGACTAGGAAAATTTAAGAATGTTACTATAAATGTGATTGATATCTAATAGTCATCAATACTTGTGACCACCATCACATTAGCAAGTATTCTAAGAACTTTATCAGTTATATCTAACATTTAACAGATAAAGAAGAAGTTATTAAATTACAAAACATAATAAGGAATGTATTAAACAGAAtcattgttttagggcatacattccaacaTTACGTATGTAAGCTTGAATTCGATTTTGAATCATGCACTACTCAAAATCCGGAACTGTGTTTGGTTCCTTACAAttattctctttctcttttttttttttggtccatcTCTTCTCTGGTATGGGTGGATTTTGGCTAATTCTCTGTCAAATCTTTCATTCCATAGACACATTACAATTAACTAATATGCTGATCCCAGAAGTAGCAAATCTGATATAAAAAATTTGCTTGCCGGGGCCACGTATGTTTAGGAAAGTTGCTAGAATGAGCTGTCTACTGTCAACCCCATGAGGCAAAAACAGATGTCCTTTGCGTACGATTTCCATTGTCCAGTGATTTTTGTTGTACTCATTGTTTTGACTTACATGGTCATTTTGCTCTTCTCTGCCGTCAATAAAGAATTAAGTAGAGTTTTCAGCCGTTCCGGTAAGTTGGTAACTCTTCATTCTTTTATTAGTACGAGTAGTACACAAGACGCAGCTACTTTGCTGTAGTTTTGGTCGTCTGCAGAAATAGCAATTCCATGAAACCATCCAATTACTTGTCCACGATCCAGAAGAGAAAATGGGAAGCTTGGGAGGAGTTTGAAGTATGGTTGTATCATTATCATGTGGCTCACGAGTACGGTGCCTTGACTGGAAATATAATACCAGCAAGAAAGGATATTTTTGTCCCATCATTTTTAGCTAGAATTCCAGAGTATTCATAGCTGCCATTTTAATAATCTATTTCTAAGGAGATGGACAGAGTATAAGACAGAAATCAGAACAAacaaggaggaggaggaggaggatatTTATCAGGACCATAGGAACCAGTTAAAATAAACCACACCACAAACACcaaatgaaaatcaaacctcaCACGTGGCATGAAAACCAATGGGAAACCAAAGATTATCACGAAAACTCCCCACACGAATATCATCATTACAAACCTTCAGACTGCCAATGTACGTATTTCAGCAGCCACTGAACAGTTACTGACACCTCAAAAACCATCGAATTTATCATTGAACTGCTGTTGACTTTCGCCGTAGTCTGCTATTCAATTCTCATGGCAATTGAGGTGTGCTTTCTAAAACAAGCCCACATAGTAAAAATTCTTGAATTCATCATACAAATTTTAGTTTCTTGATACACAAGCTGTGTTGTGTCCGTGCAGGCTTGGTTTATGGATGAAAGTGGTGAGGATCAAAGGCTTCCACATAAGAGGGACCCTCCAGAGCATGTCTCCTTGGAGCATTTGGCTGATCTTGGAGTAGTTTACTGGCATTTGAACCCGGAGAATTACGAGAACGAtgaagaattgaagaagattaGAGATAGCAGAGGCTACAGCTATATGGTCTGATGaatttctctctttcttctgaaatttttttgggggattagtttaatttttaattagaataCAGTATTAGCTAGTGGTGGATCGAGAACATTTCTAAAGCTTGCATGTTTAGGGAAACTCTGAAATTCCATTACTGAGATAATTAATACTCTTAATTAGCATCATGGCATGTTCATCTTATTGTGTAATTTGAGAatagtttaatttttttgtttcattacCAATTAACTTTTTATGTAAATTTCGAAGGGATTCTAAATTCTAGCTGTGCTCATAAGTATACACTTGCGAAAAGATGCTACTTGACAAAATTCTTTTTATGTTAGTTGCAGAATGATCTGCTTATATATGTAGTGTCAGTGTAAAATCTCTTTTTGACTTTGCCTATCGTGTGACATCAACTACAACGTGGTACAGTATCTCGTAGTATTGTTTGAGGCTGATATTGTCATAGGCCAAGCTTGCTGATGGGTTAAAATATGCCATACCTGAATTTTGCATTCCTGTTATGAAGGATTTGCTGGACTTGTGCCCTGAGAAAGTGGAGAACTATGAACAGAAGCTGAAGAACTTCTATACAGAGCACATTCATGGAGATGAGGAGATACGTTATTGCTTAGAGGGTAGTGGTTACTTTGATGTTAGAGACAAGGATGATCGTTGGATTCGCATCTGGATCAAAGCCGGTGATCTTATTGTGTTACCAGCTGGAATTTACCACCGGTTCACCCTTGACACCAGCAACTATGTGAAGGTAAAAATATTGATATCATGAGCCTCACTTCTGATGGGACTATGTCTATACATAGCTGATATTCTATTCATGAATTAGTTGACACTTGACAGACCAAATGTAAAACTAGAGAACTTCATCTCGCTTTATCAATTTCTGGCCAATTCAGGATTTAAAGTAGTCAGCGATGAAAAGGATCAACTCAGGGGACCTCTATTTAAAAGGATAAATCCCACTGAACTGAGTTTACCActagaaatgaaatgaaataggTCATAGAGTCCAGGAACCCGTTTGATGAAGTTCGCTAGGCTTTTATGCCAAATCATGAAGACTACAGTCCTCAACGGCCTTCCTGAATGATTCCTGACTCTTTGGTGCTGTGTTTTTCACTTGCATTGCCTGCAGCTGATGAGGTTGTTTGTGGGAGAGCCAGTTTGGACAGCCTTTAACCGGCCACAGGAGGATCATCCGGCTAGGAAGGAGTACGTGAAGAATTTCACTGAGAAGGTGGGAGTGCTACTGGAAGCTCATTGATACAACCTTATCAAAGAGGGGGCTGGGGACGTTTTCTGGtctttggtattttttttttttacaaatatgGTGTTGCCTTATCTTTCAATACAACAGTGTATGGTATAAATTATGTTGGAACTGTGAGTAAAAAGTACTAATATATGTATTCTGCTGGCTGTTGAGTTTCACCTCTTTTGGCTGAAACGTAATGAGCCATGCATCCTACTTTACAAAGAATAGGACCCTTTTGGAGATGAGATGTTTGGTTGACGAAGAACTAGTGAACTGCTTAAAGTGAAGGGAAAACAGGGCAAAAttgaatgaagaaaaagaaatcaaagaaGAGGACACAGAATTAGAGAACACTCGGCCATTCCCTCAAATCTAAGAATAAGCAATAATTGACGTTTCCAATTGAGATGAATGGGTGGTCGGTTCATTGTCTGACTTCAGGGAATGTGGGCTGCTTTGTGTACTTGGACAGTGATGATGAGATGGGCTAAATTTTGACAAACTGAAAGTTAGACCAGGAAACTTTGCCAGCTGATTGCTGGTTGACATTTATATTCGAGCAGTGCCAGCCCACAGGCCCTGGACTCCAGTGTCCATCAAACAGTAATGTAGAATCCATAGCTAAATATTCGGCAGCAAAATGAATTGTATTCTCATAGACAGGTCAAAGAAGGAAGGCAGTATAGAATTTTGGATGAAAGAACAATTGGTAGATGGTTTGTCCACTTCTCTATAGAGCTTCATCAACAGGACCACTAAAGAAATATGACTTCAAAGGCCGGTTGCATGCAAACGTGTAATGGTGGCTCTTTGAATTTTGACAAAGGAAAAAGACCAAGTGAAGCCTTGTCTGTTTGGATGTAAAACGTTTTCTGGAAAACATTTTTCGTATTTTCTGCATGTAAAGGAGTATGTGGTTACAACGTGTAGAAAGCAAAGGTAGGGGTAAAAGGGgggaaaatatttcaaaagttaaacaaacaccagaaaatgaagttagaaaaaattttcaataggttaaccaagaaaatgatgaaaaagaaatgatTTTCCTGAAAAATTACTTtcatgaaaaatattttccccATTAAAACATTTTACTCCCAACCAAACGGATGTACCTACCGAAGAACTCTTTCAACATTTTGATCTGGAATGGCTTTAGTGGCCAACTTGATAATGAATACAAGACTTTTTACTAGTTAATAAtagatgaaatcaaatgatcacGTATAATATATCTATTCGTATtgttaagtgaaatcaaatagatatatacatatgttttaaaaaaaaaaaaatgtattcgcGCATATGATTAGTAAGAGATGAAagattcattttgtgaaatatgatggaaaaaaattcattttgtaaataTATGGAGGATCATGGATCGGATTATGTGAAATGtgattttacaattttgtccaaaaaaaaTTAGCACGTGTAAAGCGCGTGGTGGATTCCAGTAAAATACTAGTCGGAAACCTAAATCGAAATCAAATTTGACTGATGTGAATTTGTAAGCgatataaaattacacttttaaaagtgagggacgaaaaaaatcattttgcaAGACGGGAAGAAAGCATTTTTCCGTTTTTCTTGGTTTACTCGAGGTTTGGTAGGGCATGTTGGTGCCAACCAAGGACCAAAATATCCAAACTTCTCTAGCGTCTTCATCTCTAGAACTTCTCTAGTATCTTCTTTCGCTTCACAGGAGTGCGCTAGAATTCAAAGGTCTGCAAATGCTATAATAAACAAGTTGCCAATAGAATATGAATTTAACAACAGAAGATTCATGGTCTTCGAGAATGTTACACCGACTTAAGGCATGCCTCTATAAATAAGCACCTCAGATTGCTGCTATCTCCACTCTGCATTAGAGTACCCCAGGAGAGTAATAAAGCAAACCAATGCACTATACTACCATTTGTTGGTTGCATAAGCATTCTTTCATGATCTTTGGTATTTTTGCCTTTTACTACAATGTTAAGctgaaataaatttttttgggttataTTTTTTGTGCTATCTAATCGGCTATGAAAATAggggaaaaatatttttagaaaatagtGCAGTACTTTTTTATGTAATGTAATGTACCCCTGACACAAACAAGTTGCTGAAAACGTGGTATGATGGAAacaaaaaatttggcaaaattcaacAAACAAACAGAGTCAAACAGACAATTATAGTCAATTTCGTAAGCCAGGCCACAAGTAATTGAGGCCAGATGCATGTCCAGATTTTAGGAAAAAGAGAAATTCTTTGATTTCTGCACTTGAGAATACTAAAATACCCCTCCTTCTGTCGAGTCAGCTTTAGAAATTCAATTAATCTGGTCAAATTCCTTCCATTCCAGAACGAGGGCATTATCGTAATTTAAGTTTCAAAGTCAAGGACATATTGGGCACGATGTTTATAAATTCGGCGTGGTTCCGAAGCTCAATCGCGGAAAAAATTCCATTCAGACCTGAGGATAAAGAGCTGACCtgtggaaaggaaaaaaaaaaagaagcaaaaaatgGGTTCTCTTACAAAGGTATGATATCCCGCTGACTATTTTCTATGTGTTTCCCTGAATTTATCATACTACTTTATCCGAATTGCATGCGGAAGATTTTGGTTTGGATTAGATGAATCCGTTATCGTGAAATTGCGTAATTTTTTTCAGTTTATTTTGGATGCTATGCTCAGGTTCTCTTACAAAGGTATTTCAGTTTATTTTGTGTTATAATACAGATTGAAATAGCTTGCATTTATGAGTGTGATTCTTAAGAGAATTGATATTTAATTGAGGGAAAGACTACATCTTGTTGATAGATTGATATCAAAGACTGCAGGAAGAAGATGAAGGAAATAAGAGTGGTTccgcttttttctttttctggaaGAAAATAAAGCTGATTATTTTGCTTTTGTGAAGATTGAATTTAGAGAGGAAGTTTGGTGGCTTTGGATTATAGGGGCATTCAATGGTGTGTTCTTTTACCAGTTGTTCTTGGCTTTTGAGGGATTGGAAGTTTTACTTTTAGGTTTTTTCGATCTAGGTATGGTGTTCCCAATGGGATAATTGTCGGGAATAGAACTAGTTTACTATTCTTGTGCATCCAAACTATGATTTGGAACTGGAACTACTGCAGAAACTATTCTTGTCGGGTGTGTTTTGGCCTGTTTCTTGGATTTCACAGGACTTACTGGTGATATAGGTGCAATTAGAGGGATTAGTTGCAGTTTCTGTAAATGGATTTTGGCATTTGTGTATCTTGCTTTCTGTATTTTCTGTTGAATAGTTACTATCTCACATCTATGTGTGTGGACTAAATTTGTGACTAGGCTTTATCCAGCTCTTAATTCTCGTTTTAGGTTCTAGTAATTTGAATAACTAGGGAACACATCATAAGCTACACAATGTGGAATACATAATCTTATGTTATCTGGTGTTCCAGTTGGGAAAAGAAGTTCTTAAATCGTCTTGCTTCATGTACATAGCTAAAAGAGGAGAGGCATATTTTAGTACTATGTTTGCTTCATGAGTGCAATTGACCCATTGAAATTTCTGTGTCGTTTAGTTCCTGATTCCCGTTGAGAAAGGTGTGTTTCTTGACGGGAAAATATTGGATcatttcatctattttttgtATTGTAGGATGACAGGGAGGAA
It contains:
- the LOC113765010 gene encoding EPIDERMAL PATTERNING FACTOR-like protein 5; the protein is MAVIRHRHRHRSLSFATISALLFLLLSSVSALTFNHARQFSGGAMREEIRAEVKRAGGMELIKRVLYRRRLTGPGSSPPTCRSKCGSCAPCKPVHVPIQPGLSRPLEYYPEAWRCKCGNKLFMP
- the LOC113764866 gene encoding 1,2-dihydroxy-3-keto-5-methylthiopentene dioxygenase 1-like; amino-acid sequence: MAIEAWFMDESGEDQRLPHKRDPPEHVSLEHLADLGVVYWHLNPENYENDEELKKIRDSRGYSYMDLLDLCPEKVENYEQKLKNFYTEHIHGDEEIRYCLEGSGYFDVRDKDDRWIRIWIKAGDLIVLPAGIYHRFTLDTSNYVKLMRLFVGEPVWTAFNRPQEDHPARKEYVKNFTEKVGVLLEAH